A stretch of the Bacillus licheniformis DSM 13 = ATCC 14580 genome encodes the following:
- the namA gene encoding NADPH dehydrogenase NamA, producing the protein MGRIGIIEAKTYGRRKNLSNRKLFTPWSLKGVTLKNRIVMSPMCMYSSHEKDGKVQPFHMTHYISRAVGQVGLIMVEATAVTPQGRISDQDLGIWDDAHIDGLAALTSQIKTYGSKTAIQLAHAGRKAEVEGTIYGPSAIPFDENSRTPVEMTKEDIKETVQAFKKGAERAKAAGFDIIEIHGAHGYLINEFLSPLSNKREDEYGGSPENRYRLLREVIDAVKEVWAGPLFVRVSASDYKTKGLDVADYVGFAKWMKEQGVDLIDVSSGAVVPADINVFPGYQVGFADTIRAQAEIQTGAVGLITSGLQAEEILQNGRADLIFVARELLRDPYWPKTAAKQLNTKIEGPVQYDRAW; encoded by the coding sequence ATGGGCAGAATTGGTATAATCGAGGCGAAAACTTACGGGAGGCGAAAAAATTTGAGTAATCGAAAACTATTCACACCATGGAGTTTAAAAGGAGTTACACTAAAAAACCGGATTGTCATGTCGCCGATGTGCATGTATTCCTCCCATGAAAAGGATGGAAAAGTGCAGCCTTTCCACATGACCCACTACATCTCCCGCGCCGTCGGACAAGTCGGACTAATCATGGTAGAAGCTACCGCCGTCACTCCGCAGGGAAGAATCTCTGACCAGGATCTGGGCATATGGGATGACGCGCATATTGACGGACTTGCTGCATTGACGTCACAAATCAAGACGTACGGCAGCAAAACGGCGATTCAGTTGGCGCACGCCGGAAGAAAAGCCGAGGTCGAAGGTACAATCTACGGACCTTCAGCGATTCCTTTCGACGAAAATTCGCGAACGCCTGTTGAAATGACAAAAGAGGACATAAAAGAAACCGTTCAGGCTTTCAAAAAAGGAGCTGAACGCGCGAAAGCCGCCGGCTTTGACATCATCGAGATTCATGGAGCCCACGGATACTTGATCAACGAATTTTTATCACCGCTTTCCAACAAACGCGAGGATGAATACGGAGGTTCACCGGAAAACCGCTACAGGCTGCTTCGCGAAGTCATCGACGCTGTAAAAGAAGTCTGGGCCGGACCATTATTCGTACGCGTTTCAGCTTCAGACTACAAAACAAAAGGCCTTGATGTCGCCGATTATGTCGGTTTCGCCAAATGGATGAAGGAACAGGGCGTTGATTTGATCGATGTCAGCTCCGGTGCTGTTGTGCCTGCTGATATCAACGTCTTCCCAGGCTACCAAGTCGGCTTCGCCGATACAATTCGCGCTCAAGCCGAGATTCAGACAGGAGCTGTCGGATTGATCACTAGTGGCCTTCAAGCTGAGGAAATCCTCCAAAATGGACGCGCTGATCTCATTTTCGTTGCACGGGAGCTGCTGAGAGATCCATACTGGCCGAAAACCGCTGCCAAACAGTTGAACACAAAAATTGAAGGGCCTGTTCAGTACGACAGAGCCTGGTAA
- a CDS encoding alpha/beta fold hydrolase produces the protein MTITERIYTVEGCMFYTKQRKGKKNATIIFEAGYGFSSTTWQPILSDIDEDLGLFAYDRAGLGKSGPSTSKRTADQMVKELKALLAAADVKPPYLFVAHSFGAVIARLFASRYSDEVIGMVLLDPACEDQEEKVLPLLPDTLKEDYVKQFSIEGSHEDFKQSLDMLKQEKKHLGSVPLLVLSAGKRTEAAKQAHQEWLKLHSRLLSLSHQSGWIQAKNSSHLIHHDEPHIVQLAIYDVWYAAQQQTYAYQAAN, from the coding sequence ATGACCATAACGGAAAGAATATATACTGTTGAAGGGTGCATGTTTTATACAAAGCAGAGAAAAGGAAAAAAGAACGCAACGATTATTTTTGAAGCGGGCTACGGTTTTTCTTCAACGACTTGGCAGCCCATTTTATCCGATATAGACGAAGATCTCGGCTTGTTTGCATACGACCGTGCAGGCCTTGGCAAAAGCGGGCCGAGCACCAGCAAACGAACAGCGGATCAGATGGTGAAAGAACTAAAAGCGCTGCTTGCAGCAGCAGACGTCAAACCGCCCTACCTGTTTGTCGCCCATTCGTTCGGCGCCGTCATTGCAAGGCTGTTTGCAAGCCGGTACAGCGATGAAGTCATCGGCATGGTGCTGCTTGATCCCGCTTGTGAAGATCAGGAGGAAAAAGTGCTGCCGCTACTTCCGGACACATTAAAAGAAGATTATGTCAAACAGTTTTCGATCGAAGGGTCCCATGAGGACTTTAAACAAAGCCTGGACATGCTGAAGCAGGAAAAGAAACACCTCGGTTCGGTTCCTTTGCTCGTCCTCTCGGCGGGAAAAAGGACGGAGGCGGCGAAGCAAGCTCATCAAGAATGGCTGAAGCTTCACAGCAGACTGCTGTCTCTATCGCATCAAAGCGGCTGGATTCAGGCGAAAAACAGCTCGCATTTGATCCATCATGATGAGCCGCACATCGTCCAGCTTGCGATCTATGATGTGTGGTATGCGGCACAGCAGCAAACATACGCCTATCAAGCCGCCAATTAA
- the rpmG gene encoding 50S ribosomal protein L33, whose translation MRVKITLACTETGDRNYITTKNKRTNPDRLELKKYSPRLKRHTIHRETK comes from the coding sequence ATGAGAGTAAAAATTACATTGGCGTGCACCGAAACAGGGGACCGCAATTATATTACGACAAAAAACAAACGCACAAATCCGGATCGCCTGGAATTGAAAAAATATTCTCCGCGTCTGAAAAGGCACACGATTCACCGTGAAACAAAATAA